AATCAATAAACTTGCGGAGATTATCCACATAACCATTAAAGGAAATAATGATTTAGTCAGCTTTAAAAGTTCCTCCATAAAGGAAATGCCATTGTTATAAACAAATCCTTGTTTTGCTTTTTTATAAATGTTGAGATACAAATACGAAAAAAGAATGATGCTTATTAGTAAAAACCCTAATCCCACTCCTGACGAGAAAAAGAAAGATACGATACTTATGCTAGAAAGAAAGAAAAGTAATACTTGCATTTGAACAGTAATATTGCTCGCATTAACTTGTTTATCTTGCGTAAGTAGTTTTCTTATATCTCCTAATGAACTAACACATTCAATATAAGCTTGTTCTTCTGATTTTCCTTGAATCAATAAGTCATGATATCTATCAATAAGATTACTACTGATTTCCTTAATGGCTTCTTCATTTACAACTCTTTCTTCAACGTCAAAATAGTTTATTACAAATTCATTCAATTTTTTTTCCATTTTTGCGCCTACCTAGTCTGCCTATGTATATATTATAAATCACTATGCCTAGGCTGTCAAGGTATAATTAATAAATTCATTATTATTTAGAATTCATTACTTTCTATTGTATTTATTGGTATCTATCTTTATAAATTTCTTTGGCTTTCTTTGTCATGCTTAAAATAAACGATGTTTTAGCATTGGTATAGCCATCTCGATCATGCTCAAACTTTTTCCATAACTGTAGTTTTAATGACTCGTATTCTTTTAAATTATATGGATTGTCAATTAAATAGTCCCTAAAATATAACTCATCATTATCTCCTTCGTTTCTAAAATGCAAATGATAGACTTTTTCAGCAAAACCATTTTCTGTGTATCCTTTATTAAACGAAATTCTGTTAGTCGTTTCACTCATTTTAATATATCCAGCTTCACAAATGCAATGTATCAAATCTTTTATATTGAAATCATGATAAACTTCAACCAGTATATCAACAATATTTTTAGCATAAATATTTGGTATAGCTGTACTTCCAATATGTTCAATTCTTTTTATTTGATTGCTTGTAAGAAAATTCAATAAATTTTCTTTTTCTTCGTTATAATAACTCACCCATAGACTATTATAAGGCACTAAAAAAATTGGAAATAATTGCCATAATTCTTCTACAGTCATGCCACTTAATTTCCTCTTTTTCATACGTTTCACCTCATATATTAATTGCCAATCATTATTTTTAAGCATTCTTTGTTTTTGAAATTATTTTTAAATATTAATCAATCATCTAATCCTAAACCATCAAGAATTTTAGAGATATACTTTTCAACTCTTGATTCTCTTGTTTTAGAAAGTTTTGGAGCTGAAAAATATAAAAGATATGCTCTTTTTCGGCCAGGAGTCAATTGATCGAATGCTACTTTTAAGGCCGGACTTGAATCTATTTTTCTTTGGAATTCTTCAGTAAGATGAAAGTCTTTTTCTTTTTTTAATTTTACTTTTAATCCGGTTTTTTCAACTTCAATCGCCTGTTCGATATAGGTTTTAATGACCCATTTCATTTGATTGATTTGTTCTAAGCTGGAAAATCGTATTTGACGTTGTGCTTGCACATTTTTTGTTTGTTGAATAAGAACGTTCTCTGAATCCTTTAATAGCGCACCTTTCATAAATAATAGCGCACAATAATCCTTGAATCCATGGATTAATACAACATTATTTTTATTAAGTGAGTAGCATGGATGCTTCCATTTGAATTCTTCTGTCAAATTTGTACTCTTTACTATTTCTCTTAGTTTTAGATACTCTTTTTCCCATTGACTAGCTTTTTCAAAAAAGGATTCTGCTTCTTGATTTGTTAGATTCATATTTATTCCTCATTTCTACTTCTAGACTTATTATAATCCTTTTTTAAATAATTATGAAAAAGTAGGCTCAATTTTGAATAAATAATAATATTAATGATTTCTAGTCCGTAAAATCATCAATTAAACTAATGGTATACAGTAAAAGATCATCTTCATCAGAAAGATAATCCGATAAACTGAGATTATACTCATAATCAGGCATAATTCCTCTGCCAACGGTTAAACCAGATACAACTACATCCCAAATTTGTTGAGATAGTCTAAAATTTAATTTAGTGTTATTTAAAGCATGCCCTATGGTGCTATCTGAAACCACATAAGATGCTCCTGACTCTTCTCCAATAAATACACCAACCTCTTGATACTTAAGTAAAGCAAGTAAATGTCCTGAAGAAGATCCACTTTCTCCATTCATGATTACGAACAAATTCCCTTCAAAATGAGGTTCAAGGAAAGGAATAATATTTTTCAATCCACTATAATAGTTTGGTACATCTTGGCTAAAATACGCTTGTTCTTCCTTTGCAAGATAATTGAAAAGGTGACTAGTAATCATAGGATCTCCACCACCATTGTCTCGAACATCAAGAATAATGTTTTGTATTCCTTCTGATTCTACTGTCAAGAAAAAATTATCTATAAAGCTATTGTATAAAGTAATTGAATACTCATCAAAAGGTTGAAAACTATTCATATCTAATATTGCATAAGCATCACCGTACTCTGCCTCGTAGGGAACCCAGTTTCCATATCTGTTTTCTTGGTAGATTTCTTGAATAGTCAGAGCATCTATTTTGATAATTTTTATCAAGTCAGAATCCGATTCTTTATACTCTAATATATGAGAATCACTAGCATCGATGTATAGATAAAATGAAGTTCTGAAGTCTTCATTTATACGACTGTATTTAGTTGTTTCGTTTTGACCATCTGAAGGAATACTATTTTTCAATCGAGTAATAATTTCAGAAGAAAGAATTCCGTTAATGCTTTCGATTATAGATCCAACGCTAACTGTAGTTTCAAAAGAGTTATCAATCACTACAATTTCATCATTTATGATTTTTACATCCAAAGCAAAAAATTTACCACTATCATGAATGGTTTCATATGTTGTACTAGATAGATTAATACTACTATGTGCACAATTAATACTAGCAACAACAGGAGCTAAAACTCTTAAAAATTCGATTTCATTCATGGAATCTACTAATTTTTCTCTTTGTGAAATAATAATGGATTCCATTTCTACAATATCTGTAAACAGCTTAGGACTCTCCAGTTCATACTTTGAAACCAAATCGTCATAGTCTTCTTGCAACTCTAGCAAAGAAAATGTTTCAAGATTTGCAAAAACTTGATCATTTTCTACTGCTTCCATTTGTGTAGTAGTTTGAGTACACCCTAACATAAGAACAATTATTGTTGTAATCCATAACAAATTTAACTTTTTTTTCATATATATCTCCTTTTTCTTAAAAATAG
The sequence above is drawn from the Bacillota bacterium genome and encodes:
- a CDS encoding GrpB family protein encodes the protein MKKRKLSGMTVEELWQLFPIFLVPYNSLWVSYYNEEKENLLNFLTSNQIKRIEHIGSTAIPNIYAKNIVDILVEVYHDFNIKDLIHCICEAGYIKMSETTNRISFNKGYTENGFAEKVYHLHFRNEGDNDELYFRDYLIDNPYNLKEYESLKLQLWKKFEHDRDGYTNAKTSFILSMTKKAKEIYKDRYQ
- a CDS encoding DUF1801 domain-containing protein, whose protein sequence is MNMNLTNQEAESFFEKASQWEKEYLKLREIVKSTNLTEEFKWKHPCYSLNKNNVVLIHGFKDYCALLFMKGALLKDSENVLIQQTKNVQAQRQIRFSSLEQINQMKWVIKTYIEQAIEVEKTGLKVKLKKEKDFHLTEEFQRKIDSSPALKVAFDQLTPGRKRAYLLYFSAPKLSKTRESRVEKYISKILDGLGLDD